A genomic stretch from Nocardia wallacei includes:
- a CDS encoding acyl-ACP desaturase, with protein MARDLTQWQILTELEPVAGQALDRHLSMARDWHPHDYIPWDDGRNFAMLGGTDWEPGQSRLPEVAKAALVTNLLTEDNLPSYHREISANFSPDGAWGTWVGRWTAEEARHSIVLRDYLVVTRGVDPVALENARMAHMTTGFHTPVEQGDAGSSGFLFSIAYVSFQELATRISHRNTASACDDPIADRMLQRVALDENLHMIFYRTMCGAALDLVPDQAMEAIDLIVRNFRMPGAGMPNFRRNGVLMAKHGIYDLRQHLEEVLQPVIRHWNILDRNDFGPRGEQARERLADYLSDLETVQVPRFEEHRDRALARARA; from the coding sequence GTGGCACGTGATCTGACGCAGTGGCAGATTCTCACCGAACTCGAGCCCGTGGCCGGACAGGCGCTGGACCGGCACCTGTCCATGGCGCGGGACTGGCATCCCCACGACTACATCCCGTGGGACGACGGCCGCAACTTCGCGATGCTCGGCGGCACCGATTGGGAGCCCGGACAATCCCGGCTGCCGGAGGTCGCGAAGGCAGCCCTGGTCACCAATCTGCTCACCGAGGACAACCTGCCCTCTTACCATCGCGAGATCAGCGCGAACTTCTCCCCCGACGGCGCGTGGGGAACGTGGGTCGGCCGCTGGACCGCCGAGGAAGCCCGCCACTCCATCGTCCTGCGCGACTACCTGGTGGTCACCCGCGGCGTCGACCCCGTCGCCTTGGAGAACGCCCGCATGGCCCACATGACCACCGGCTTCCACACCCCGGTCGAGCAGGGCGACGCCGGGTCGTCCGGCTTCCTCTTTTCGATCGCCTACGTCTCGTTCCAGGAACTCGCGACCCGGATCAGCCACCGCAACACCGCTTCCGCGTGCGATGACCCGATTGCCGACCGCATGCTGCAACGGGTCGCACTGGACGAGAACCTCCACATGATCTTCTACCGCACGATGTGCGGCGCGGCCCTGGACCTCGTCCCCGACCAGGCGATGGAGGCGATCGACCTGATCGTGCGCAACTTCCGCATGCCCGGTGCCGGGATGCCCAACTTCCGCCGCAACGGCGTGCTCATGGCCAAACACGGTATCTACGATCTGCGGCAGCACCTGGAAGAAGTCCTCCAGCCCGTCATTCGCCACTGGAACATATTGGATCGCAACGATTTCGGGCCTCGCGGCGAACAGGCCCGCGAACGGCTCGCCGATTACCTCAGCGATCTGGAAACCGTACAGGTACCCAGGTTCGAGGAACACCGCGACCGCGCCCTCGCGCGTGCACGAGCCTGA
- a CDS encoding ATP-binding protein, which translates to MRAPLGPIGEDPAHDAEFDLEDTALWQIREAVRALLAPRTGVVVEDAVLVADELVTNAIEHGQPPRRVRFRVQPRPQRLRVEVDDCGPGVPYLRTADDSGGRGMTVIDSLATEWGVIDYTRFKTVWAELPLDRPRVPPMSTMPPTDQP; encoded by the coding sequence ATGAGGGCGCCCCTGGGGCCGATCGGCGAGGATCCGGCACACGACGCGGAATTCGATCTCGAGGACACCGCGCTGTGGCAGATCCGGGAGGCGGTACGCGCGCTGCTCGCTCCCCGGACCGGTGTCGTGGTCGAAGACGCGGTGCTGGTCGCCGACGAACTGGTCACCAACGCGATCGAACACGGGCAGCCGCCGCGGCGAGTCCGGTTCCGTGTGCAACCACGCCCGCAGCGGCTGCGAGTCGAAGTCGACGACTGCGGACCCGGCGTGCCCTACCTGCGCACAGCCGATGACAGCGGTGGGCGCGGTATGACCGTCATCGACAGCTTGGCCACCGAGTGGGGCGTGATCGACTACACCAGGTTCAAGACCGTGTGGGCCGAGCTGCCGCTGGATCGCCCCCGCGTTCCCCCCATGTCCACCATGCCACCGACCGACCAGCCCTGA
- a CDS encoding TetR/AcrR family transcriptional regulator has translation MNSPARRSNRVERKRARTRAALISAAAELLAGPGGLDASVQQIADRADVGVGSFYNHFASKAELFEAAIAETLDRYGELFDQASAGIEDPAEIFANGIRMTMHLTKTHAQLTGTLLTIGFRLMSPDQGLAPRALRDLRRAGDAGRLTISDYPAALACTAGSLLGCLQLLVTDPSTDIDSLADTLAVNLLRMFGLSLDDARAVATKPLRMSSLPARTPTPSSH, from the coding sequence GTGAATTCTCCTGCGCGACGCTCGAATCGCGTCGAACGCAAACGGGCACGAACACGGGCGGCGCTGATATCGGCCGCGGCCGAGCTGTTGGCCGGCCCGGGTGGTCTCGATGCCAGCGTGCAGCAGATCGCCGACCGCGCGGACGTGGGCGTGGGCTCGTTCTACAACCACTTCGCCAGCAAGGCGGAACTGTTCGAAGCTGCCATCGCCGAGACCCTCGACAGATACGGAGAATTGTTCGACCAGGCCTCAGCGGGAATCGAGGATCCGGCGGAGATTTTCGCCAACGGCATCCGCATGACGATGCACCTGACCAAGACCCACGCGCAGCTCACCGGAACTTTGCTGACCATCGGTTTCCGACTGATGTCGCCGGATCAGGGCCTCGCGCCCCGCGCGCTGCGAGACCTGCGGCGAGCGGGCGACGCCGGCCGCCTGACCATCAGCGACTACCCCGCCGCACTCGCCTGCACTGCCGGTTCGTTACTCGGCTGCCTCCAGCTTCTCGTCACCGACCCCAGCACCGACATCGACTCCCTCGCAGACACCCTCGCCGTCAATCTGCTGCGCATGTTCGGACTCAGTCTCGACGACGCCCGCGCGGTAGCCACGAAACCGCTGAGAATGTCATCCCTCCCTGCTCGCACACCCACACCATCGAGCCACTGA
- a CDS encoding anti-sigma factor antagonist (This anti-anti-sigma factor, or anti-sigma factor antagonist, belongs to a family that includes characterized members SpoIIAA, RsbV, RsfA, and RsfB.) has product MNEGERESTSSVLRVEVRMVGAVAVVTVEGEVDAESAGRMAASVREGLDRTRAGFCVVDLTGVEHFGAAGLQALAATSREAENRREPLRVVVDANRPVIRPLELSGLEEVLALYHSVEQALAA; this is encoded by the coding sequence GTGAATGAAGGTGAGCGGGAATCGACCTCGTCGGTGTTGCGGGTCGAGGTTCGGATGGTCGGCGCGGTAGCGGTGGTGACCGTCGAGGGCGAGGTCGACGCCGAGAGCGCGGGGCGCATGGCGGCGTCGGTTCGCGAGGGGCTGGATCGCACCCGTGCGGGATTCTGCGTCGTGGATCTGACCGGCGTAGAGCACTTCGGGGCGGCGGGTTTGCAGGCTCTCGCCGCGACCAGTAGGGAGGCCGAGAACCGTCGCGAACCCTTACGTGTGGTCGTCGACGCCAACCGCCCGGTCATCCGACCGCTCGAGCTGTCGGGACTGGAGGAGGTCCTGGCGCTTTATCACAGCGTCGAGCAGGCTCTCGCCGCCTGA
- a CDS encoding SigB/SigF/SigG family RNA polymerase sigma factor — translation MTIDISVPARRRRGADAYDGIDSALHELAALAPDAERRTVLRDDIVRRCLPLADHIARRYSGRGESYDDLYQVASVGLVLAVDRFDPARGQSFLAFAVPTMMGEVRRHFRDHTWALRVPRRIKEIQQRTGPAIEALSQRLGRAPRAVELAIELGVDLNETVQALLATNAYRTDSLQHPGDGSDDSAVPVVETIGADDPKYLLTEQALTAGPLLDDLPDERKRLLYLRFFRGQTQSEIARQFGVSQMQISRLLTQTLSGLHRQVYDQPQ, via the coding sequence TTGACGATCGACATTTCGGTACCCGCCCGTAGACGGCGAGGGGCCGACGCCTACGACGGCATCGACTCGGCGCTGCACGAGCTGGCCGCCTTGGCACCCGACGCCGAGCGGCGCACCGTGCTGCGTGATGACATCGTGCGGCGGTGCCTCCCGCTGGCCGACCACATCGCCCGCCGGTACAGCGGTCGCGGCGAGTCCTATGACGACCTGTACCAGGTAGCGAGCGTGGGACTGGTACTGGCCGTCGACCGGTTCGACCCGGCTCGCGGGCAATCGTTTCTCGCCTTCGCCGTGCCCACCATGATGGGTGAAGTCCGGCGGCATTTCCGCGACCACACCTGGGCGCTGCGAGTGCCACGACGCATCAAGGAGATTCAGCAGCGTACCGGACCGGCGATCGAGGCGCTGTCCCAGCGTTTGGGCCGGGCTCCCCGTGCGGTGGAGCTGGCGATCGAACTCGGCGTCGACCTGAACGAGACCGTACAGGCGCTGCTGGCGACGAATGCTTACCGCACCGACTCGTTGCAGCACCCCGGCGACGGGTCGGACGACAGCGCGGTACCGGTCGTCGAAACCATCGGCGCCGACGATCCGAAATACCTATTGACCGAGCAGGCGCTCACCGCCGGGCCCCTGCTCGACGATCTGCCCGACGAGCGTAAGCGCCTGCTGTATCTACGCTTCTTCCGCGGGCAGACACAATCGGAAATCGCCCGGCAATTCGGGGTGTCGCAAATGCAGATTTCCCGGTTGCTCACCCAGACCCTGTCAGGTCTCCACCGGCAAGTGTACGACCAGCCGCAATGA
- a CDS encoding helix-turn-helix domain-containing protein produces MATVEFHSRYLDATEQFLNKHYTTMRIGRGPRAAPVSSRITRESFGTVTLDRVDLAFDMVYDADPLGKICLCVVESGRIETTTPGETAYTFGPGELGIPTPPDLPYSGVVHDARYTITMLEPTEIERLASTAAGSAPVRLTGHRPVSDAACHALIDTLTHLREMATRYPDGVPPLIAASATHYLAASVLTAFPNTAVTADTTGDRHDAHPGTVRRALSYMETHVRDDIAVADIAAAAFVTVRALQLAFRRHLDTTPMAYLRRLRLHGAHEQLVATTSGDRATVTAIAAEWGFAHPGRFAAMYRRHYGRSPAGVLAGDTGVVGHLMPQPPPVRKVDENHSFSGWDGTFRAPGRG; encoded by the coding sequence ATGGCTACTGTGGAATTCCACAGCAGGTACTTGGATGCGACCGAGCAGTTCTTGAACAAGCACTACACGACGATGCGGATCGGACGCGGTCCGCGCGCTGCGCCGGTGTCCAGTCGGATCACCCGGGAATCGTTCGGCACGGTCACTCTCGATCGAGTGGATCTCGCGTTCGACATGGTCTACGACGCCGACCCGCTCGGCAAGATCTGTCTGTGCGTAGTGGAGTCCGGCCGGATCGAGACCACTACTCCGGGCGAGACCGCCTACACCTTCGGGCCGGGGGAACTCGGGATACCGACTCCGCCCGATCTGCCGTACTCCGGTGTCGTCCACGACGCTCGCTACACCATCACCATGCTCGAACCCACCGAAATCGAGCGGCTGGCGTCCACGGCCGCTGGTAGCGCGCCGGTGCGGTTGACCGGGCACCGCCCGGTGTCCGACGCCGCGTGCCATGCGCTGATCGATACCCTCACCCATCTGCGCGAAATGGCCACCCGATACCCCGACGGTGTCCCGCCGTTGATCGCCGCGTCCGCGACTCACTACCTGGCGGCGAGTGTGCTCACCGCGTTCCCCAATACCGCGGTCACCGCGGACACCACCGGTGACCGCCACGACGCCCACCCCGGCACCGTGCGACGCGCGTTGTCCTACATGGAAACCCACGTGCGCGACGATATCGCCGTCGCGGATATCGCCGCAGCCGCCTTCGTCACCGTCCGCGCTCTGCAGTTGGCGTTCCGCCGGCACTTGGACACCACGCCGATGGCGTATCTGCGGCGGCTGCGGCTGCACGGCGCTCACGAACAGCTCGTCGCGACCACGTCCGGCGATCGCGCCACGGTCACCGCGATCGCCGCCGAATGGGGGTTCGCGCATCCCGGCCGATTCGCCGCGATGTACCGCCGCCATTACGGGCGGTCGCCCGCCGGAGTGCTCGCCGGCGACACCGGGGTCGTGGGACATCTGATGCCGCAGCCACCGCCGGTGCGCAAAGTGGATGAAAACCATTCGTTTTCCGGATGGGACGGCACTTTTCGGGCTCCCGGGCGCGGGTAG
- a CDS encoding alpha/beta hydrolase fold domain-containing protein: MNIPDRLVPIYLRAIRKNAPFFTAEGAAAEIQNQALRPTSYNPPARLRPDVTISVRREEEYPIYTVTPKLTTPTGSVLYTHGGGWVHDISPEHWALVAQIAAEASVTVTVPIYKLLPYGDAAQANELILRLFHDLKSQQSDVRLAGDSAGGQITLSAALALRDQGVEDIHTVLISPALELTLSNPRIPAVLPTDPWLGVDGTRVLAENWAGDLPIDDPKVSPLLGDLQGLGPMLLFSGTHDVLNPDAHLLVDKARAAGVDVTFIERPDAVHVFPLLPTRSAKAARERIVAALRP, translated from the coding sequence GTGAACATCCCCGATCGACTTGTCCCGATCTATCTCCGAGCCATCCGTAAGAACGCGCCCTTTTTTACCGCCGAGGGTGCCGCGGCGGAAATACAGAACCAGGCACTGCGGCCCACGTCATACAATCCACCGGCGAGACTCCGCCCCGATGTCACCATCAGCGTGAGACGAGAGGAGGAGTACCCGATCTACACCGTGACGCCCAAGCTGACCACACCCACCGGCAGCGTTCTCTACACACACGGTGGGGGCTGGGTCCACGACATCAGTCCCGAGCATTGGGCGTTGGTCGCGCAGATCGCCGCAGAAGCGAGCGTGACGGTCACCGTCCCGATCTACAAGCTGTTGCCCTACGGAGACGCCGCCCAGGCGAACGAACTCATTCTCCGGCTCTTCCACGATCTGAAGAGCCAACAGAGCGATGTGCGACTTGCCGGCGACTCCGCGGGCGGCCAGATCACACTCTCCGCCGCGCTCGCCCTTCGCGACCAAGGCGTCGAAGACATTCACACCGTCCTCATCTCCCCGGCGCTGGAGCTGACGCTGTCGAACCCGAGGATTCCCGCAGTGCTCCCCACCGACCCTTGGCTCGGGGTCGACGGGACACGCGTGCTGGCCGAGAACTGGGCAGGAGACCTCCCGATCGACGACCCGAAAGTCAGCCCGCTCCTCGGCGACCTGCAAGGCCTCGGCCCGATGCTGCTCTTCTCGGGCACTCATGACGTCCTCAACCCCGACGCGCACCTTCTTGTCGACAAGGCTCGCGCGGCGGGCGTCGATGTGACCTTCATCGAGCGTCCCGACGCCGTCCATGTCTTCCCGCTACTTCCGACGCGCAGTGCGAAAGCCGCTCGCGAGCGCATCGTGGCAGCCCTCCGCCCCTGA
- a CDS encoding DUF1304 domain-containing protein, whose product MLTIVQISAAVAALVHCFIFVLESVRFADPAIYRRTFRVADTDLAAVRNWAFNQGFYNLFLAVGAFAGVGLLRSRPSAGWALLLMSCGSMLAAAVVLVAKDRRFVRAAAVQGVFPALALLAALTQL is encoded by the coding sequence GTGCTCACGATCGTGCAGATTTCGGCCGCTGTGGCGGCGCTGGTGCATTGTTTCATCTTCGTGCTCGAATCCGTCCGCTTCGCCGATCCCGCAATCTATCGGCGGACCTTCCGCGTGGCCGACACCGATCTGGCCGCGGTCCGGAATTGGGCATTCAACCAGGGTTTCTACAACCTGTTCCTCGCTGTCGGGGCCTTCGCCGGTGTCGGGCTGCTCCGGAGTCGGCCTTCGGCGGGCTGGGCGCTGCTGTTGATGAGTTGCGGTTCGATGCTCGCCGCCGCGGTCGTGCTGGTTGCCAAAGACCGTCGCTTCGTGCGGGCCGCCGCCGTGCAGGGGGTGTTCCCCGCGCTGGCCCTGCTGGCTGCCCTGACGCAGCTCTGA
- a CDS encoding SDR family oxidoreductase, with amino-acid sequence MPTTRVTVVTGASSGIGRATAAALADHGFQVIGTSRNPDTIPDTDRLPGIDYRALDLTDHDSLEQFVSTLDTVDVLVNNAGESQAGPLADLPGDAVARLFQLNVLGPIALTRALLPGMRQRGTGRVVMVGSMLASFPLPYRSSYVATKAALRGFATAARFEESPYGIWLTTVEPGQVDSGLRERRTKYLADGSPHTTEFQRFMTELDRKQAAGITPDRVARTILTAVTAPRPRPLYAIGSNAPAAYALQRVLPRSLMERLTARTYGLHR; translated from the coding sequence ATGCCCACAACACGCGTCACCGTGGTCACCGGGGCCTCCTCGGGAATAGGCCGGGCCACCGCGGCGGCCCTGGCCGACCACGGTTTCCAGGTGATCGGGACCAGCCGTAACCCGGACACGATCCCGGACACAGACCGCCTGCCGGGCATCGACTACCGGGCCTTGGACCTGACCGACCACGACTCCCTCGAACAGTTCGTCTCGACGCTGGATACTGTCGACGTCCTGGTCAACAACGCCGGCGAAAGCCAAGCCGGACCGCTGGCCGACCTGCCCGGCGACGCCGTAGCCCGACTGTTCCAGCTCAACGTGCTCGGCCCGATCGCACTCACCCGGGCGTTACTACCCGGCATGCGCCAGCGCGGTACCGGGCGGGTGGTGATGGTCGGCTCGATGCTGGCCAGCTTCCCGCTGCCCTACCGCTCCTCCTACGTCGCCACCAAAGCCGCACTACGCGGATTCGCCACCGCGGCACGATTCGAGGAATCGCCCTACGGCATCTGGCTCACCACCGTCGAACCGGGACAGGTCGATTCCGGACTCCGCGAACGACGCACGAAATACCTCGCCGACGGCTCGCCACACACCACGGAATTCCAGCGCTTCATGACAGAACTCGACCGCAAACAAGCCGCGGGCATCACACCGGACCGGGTCGCACGCACGATACTCACCGCTGTCACGGCACCACGCCCCCGCCCGCTCTACGCCATCGGCAGCAACGCACCTGCCGCCTACGCACTCCAGCGCGTACTCCCCCGCAGCCTGATGGAACGCCTCACCGCCCGCACCTACGGACTACACCGCTGA